A genomic region of Eucalyptus grandis isolate ANBG69807.140 chromosome 5, ASM1654582v1, whole genome shotgun sequence contains the following coding sequences:
- the LOC104444308 gene encoding BEACH domain-containing protein C2, producing MDNTMEEEEETKELNELPAKDLGDIGQIEEIAGPSHQADDIKKDGASEVESNNVIEEGIDSIAAITDEDHFEQVSLKDQEKSFGQDHDTLVDSNRSSTSDNARHTSVSYSAEVDSSPAAEMHHHHSTSSPEPERQLVDAIKQSSSATSLDSAFHEDVGYSTVDSPQKNKLRAVMPNVSPELLHLVDSAIMGKPESLEKLKNIVSGDENFGSGDEMDSIAFLVVDSLIATMGGVESFEEDEDNNPPSVMLNSRAAIVAGDLIPWLPWVGDSDKFMSPRTRMVRGLLAILRACTRNRAMCSMAGLLGVLLISAERIFLQEDNLTEAMTWDGTPLCYCIQYLAGHSLSVVDLHRWFQVINRTLKTEWSKRLMLGLEKAMNGKESRGPACTFEFDGESSGLLGPGESRWPFMNGYGFATWIYIESFADTLNAATAAAAIAAAAAAKSGKSSAMSAAAAASALAGEGTAHMPRLFSFLSADNQGVEAYFHAQFLVVECGSGKGKKASLHFTHAFKPQCWYFIGLEHTSKQGILGKADSELRLYIDGSLYESRPFEFPRISKPLSFCCIGTNPPPTMAGLQRRRRQCPLFAEMGSVYIFKEPIGPERMARLASRGGDVLPAFGSGAGLPWLATNDHARNMAEASAVLDAEIGGCIHLFYHPSLLTGRFCPDASPSGAAGTLRRPAEVLGQVHVATRMRPVEALWALAYGGPMSLLPFVVANVDKDSLEPQLGDPSLSLATTNLAAPIFRIIAGAIHHPGNNEELCRVRGPEVLSRLLDHLLQTLSAINVGQSDGVADEELVAAIVSLCQSQKINHALKVQLFGRLLLDLKIWSLCNYGLQKKLLSSLADMVFTESSVMRDANAIQVLLDGCRKCYWIIREKDSVDNFSINDTARPVGEVNALVDELLVIIELLIGSAPPSIAADDIRCLLGFLVDCPQPNQVARVLHLVYRLVIQPNTSRAHMFAEAFIACGGIETLLVLLQRETKAGDESIPELSTENNKSLSPQGLQLESSTGFSEVSQDNEVGALEVNESISNEMHHDNSPNGSSGTPVSSGLKIERMISVSENPFLKNLGGITLSISAANARNNVYNVDKIDGIVVAIIGLLGALVSLGLLNFGSPAPSDMTTNLVGSGLHEVGSTMFDDRVSLLLFALQKAIQAAPNRLLTNNVYMALLAASINASSSDDGLNFYDSGHRFEHSHLLLVLLRSLPYASRSLQSRALQDLLFLACSHPENRNSLTTMEEWPEWILEILISNYEMGAVNHSTSPSLGDIEDLIHNFLIIILEYSMRQKDGWKDIEATIHCAEWLSIVGGSSTGDQRIRREESLPVFKRRLLGGLLDFAARELQVQTQVIAAAAAGVAAEGLSPKDAKVEAENAAQLSVALVENAIVMLMLVEDHLRLQSKLSNASRATDISPSPLSLVSPLNNRSNSSTNVGESSAPMDDRRSLSSDSAGLPLDVLASMADANGQISATVMERLTAAAAAEPYESVSCAFVSYGSCAVDLAEGWKFRSRLWYGVGLPSKDSVLGGGGSGWERWKSALEKDANGNWIELPLVKKSVAMLQALLLDESGLGGGLGIGGGSGTGMGGMAALYHLLDSDQPFLCMLRMVLLSMREEDDGEDRMLMRNISIEDGISDASNRMVGNLMALDSNSRMSTRKPRSALLWSVLSPVLNMPISESKRQRVLVASCVLYSEVWHAVGRDRKPLRKQYLEAIVPPFVAVLRRWRPLLAGIHELATADGLNPLIVDDRALAADALPVEAALSMISPSWAAAFASPPAAMALAMIAAGAAGGDAPAPITSTQLKRDSSLLERKTTRLHTFSSFQHTGEVPSKSPVVLKDRAAAKAAALAAARDLERNAKIGSGRGLSAVAMATSAQRRNASDMERVRRWNLSEAMGIAWMECLQSVDRKSVYGKDFNALTYKFVAVLVASFALARNMQRSEVDRHTQVDQFARHHLYAGNNGWRKLIHRLIEMNSLFAPFGDRLYDSAMVFWKLDSLETSSRMRLCLRRNYKGCDHYGAAADHEDPVEKKLDQKNVMDPPGAPALTTDAISIELVNEDDEQAEIDNIEGKTSNVDQSEENQSSLSGKTQQNLQAVAESGDIQFGSEQDLVQSSSAVAPGYVPSQVDERIVLELPSSMVRLLRVVRGTFQVTTRRINFIVEHVVDSNYTDDMEDKSESMEDEKDYSWPISSLHQIYSRRYLLRRSALELFMVDRSNFFFDFGSIEGRRNAYRAIVQAHPPHLSNVYLATQRPEQLLKRTQLMERWARREISNFEYLMHLNTLAGRSYNDITQYPVFPWILADYTSKNLDLSDPSSYRDLSKPVGALNPDRLEKFQERYSSFDDPIIPKFHYGSHYSSAGTVLYYLMRVEPFTTLSIQLQGGKFDHADRMFFDIAATWNGVLEDMSDVKELVPELFYLPEILTNENCIDFGTTQMGDKLDRVKLPPWAESPIDFIHKHRMALESEHVSAHLHEWIDLIFGYKQRGKDAISASNVFFYVTYEGAVDIDKISDPVHQRATQDQIAYFGQTPSQLLTVPHMKRLPLADVLHLQTIFRNPKEVRPYTVPTPERCNLPAAAMHASSDSVVIVDINAPAAHVAQHKWQPNTPDGQGTPFLFQHAKAATSSTGGTFMRMFKGTAAPGSDDWKFPQALAFPTSGIRGSAIVSITSDKEIITGGHADNSIKVISSDGAKTLETAIAHCAPVTCLALSPDSYYLVSGSRDATVLLWKIHRGFGTGSSSLSDLPTSTGTPTSSTNSTQTILADKSRRRRIEGPIHVLRGHLREISCCCVSSDLGIVVSCSYSSDVLLHSVRRGRLIRRLAGVEAHAISLSAKGVIMTWNELRHTLSTFTLNGVPIATAKLPLSCNISCIEISLDGENALLGINSSSENSGSFNSNKDLNFKSSVLEESDKELDETGQMLDIQSPSLCFLDLHTLKVYHTIKLADGQDITAVVLNKDNTNLLVSTADKQLIIFTDPALSLRVVDQMLKLGWEGDGLSPLIKP from the exons ATGGACAAcacaatggaagaagaagaagaaactaaaGAGCTAAATGAACTGCCTGCCAAAGATTTGGGTGATATTGGACAGATAGAGGAAATCGCAGGACCATCTCATCAAGCTGATGATATAAAGAAAGATGGTGCATCAGAAGTAGAAAGTAACAATGTCATTGAGGAAGGAATTGATTCTATAGCTGCAATCACTGATGAAGACCATTTTGAGCAGGTTTCTTTGAAAGATCAAGAGAAATCTTTTGGCCAAGACCATGACACTTTAGTGGATTCAAACAGGTCATCAACTTCAGACAATGCGAGACACACATCTGTGTCATACTCAGCAGAGGTTGACTCTTCACCTGCTGCTGAAATGCACCATCACCACTCCACATCAAGTCCTGAGCCTGAGAGGCAGTTGGTTGATGCCATAAAGCAGTCATCCTCTGCAACCAGTCTTGATTCAGCTTTTCATGAGGATGTTGGATACTCTACTGTTGATTCCCCACAAAAGAATAAATTAAGAGCCGTTATGCCAAATGTATCTCCAGAGTTGTTGCATTTGGTGGATTCTGCAATCATGGGAAAGCCTGAGAGCTTAGAAAAGCTGAAGAATATTGTTAGTGGTGATGAGAATTTTGGATCTGGAGATGAAATGGATAGTATCGCCTTCTTGGTAGTTGATTCTCTTATTGCCACAATGGGTGGTGTAGAGAGTTTTGAAGAGGATGAAGACAACAATCCCCCAAGTGTGATGTTAAACTCGCGGGCGGCCATTGTGGCAGGTGATCTTATTCCTTGGCTTCCTTGGGTGGGTGATAGTGATAAGTTTATGTCTCCCAGGACAAGGATGGTCAGAGGACTACTTGCTATATTACGGGCGTGTACTAGAAATAGAGCAATGTGCTCCATGGCTGGTTTGTTGGGTGTTCTATTGATATCTGCTGAGAGGATTTTTCTCCAGGAAGATAATTTAACTGAGGCAATGACATGGGATGGAACTCCTTTATGCTACTGCATTCAATACTTGGCTGGGCATTCACTTAGTGTTGTTGATTTGCATAGATGGTTTCAAGTCATCAATAGAACTCTGAAAACTGAATGGTCAAAAAGGTTAATGCTTGGATTGGAGAAGGCTATGAATGGGAAGGAGTCAAGGGGGCCTGCATGTACATTTGAGTTTGATGGCGAAAGCTCTGGCCTGCTTGGTCCTGGAGAGAGCCGTTGGCCATTTATGAATGGTTATGGTTTTGCGACGTGGATATATATTGAATCTTTTGCAGATACATTAAATGCTGCAACTGCTGCAGCAGCAATTGCTGCTGCAGCTGCAGCTAAGTCTGGCAAATCATCAGCCATGTCTGCAGCTGCTGCTGCCAGTGCACTGGCTGGTGAAGGCACTGCACACATGCCAAGGTTGTTCAGTTTTTTGTCGGCTGATAATCAGGGGGTGGAGGCATACTTTCATGCCCAGTTTCTAGTTGTTGAATGTGGTAGTGGTAAGGGCAAGAAGGCCTCTTTGCATTTTACTCATGCATTTAAGCCGCAATGCTGGTATTTTATTGGTCTCGAACATACAAGCAAGCAGGGGATTCTTGGGAAAGCAGACAGTGAGCTCAGGTTGTATATTGATGGATCTTTGTATGAAAGTCGCCCTTTTGAATTCCCTCGAATTTCTAAGCCCCTTTCTTTTTGCTGTATTGGAACAAATCCTCCTCCTACTATGGCTGGTTTACAAAGACGTCGCCGCCAATGCCCTTTGTTCGCTGAGATGGGGTCTGTTTATATTTTCAAGGAACCAATTGGCCCTGAGAGGATGGCACGCTTAGCTTCCAGAGGGGGGGATGTGCTGCCTGCATTTGGCTCAGGAGCTGGGTTGCCTTGGCTGGCGACAAATGACCATGCGCGAAATATGGCTGAAGCAAGTGCAGTTCTTGATGCTGAAATTGGAGGATGCATCCACCTTTTCTATCATCCCAGTCTACTCACTGGCCGATTTTGTCCAGATGCTTCTCCCAGTGGCGCTGCTG GTACACTCAGACGACCAGCGGAGGTTCTTGGGCAAGTTCATGTTGCGACTAGGATGCGGCCAGTGGAGGCATTGTGGGCCTTGGCTTATGGTGGTCCCATGTCTTTACTTCCTTTTGTGGTTGCCAATGTTGATAAAGATAGCCTTGAACCGCAACTAGGGGATCCTTCACTTTCTTTGGCCACAACTAATCTTGCCGCTCCAATATTCCGTATAATAGCTGGAGCTATTCACCACCCTGGGAACAACGAAGAGTTGTGTCGTGTCAGGGGACCTGAAGTTCTCTCCAGACTTCTGGACCACCTTTTGCAAACCTTGTCAGCAATCAATGTTGGCCAGAGTGATGGTGTAGCAGACGAGGAACTTGTTGCAGCAATTGTCTCCTTATGTCAGTCTCAGAAGATAAACCATGCTCTCAAAGTGCAGCTTTTTGGTAGGCTGCTGTTGGATCTAAAAATTTGGAGCTTGTGCAACTACGGTTTGCAGAAGAAGCTTCTTTCTTCACTAGCAGACATGGTTTTTACAGAGTCATCAGTGATGCGAGATGCCAATGCCATTCAAGTGCTTCTTGATGGCTGCAGAAAATGCTATTGGATAATCCGTGAAAAGGACTCTGTTGATAACTTTTCTATAAACGATACAGCCCGGCCAGTAGGTGAAGTCAATGCTTTAGTAGATGAACTCTTGGTAATCATTGAGCTTTTAATTGGTTCAGCACCTCCATCAATAGCTGCAGATGACATTCGGTGCCTGCTTGGTTTCTTGGTTGATTGTCCCCAGCCCAATCAG GTTGCCAGGGTGTTGCATCTGGTCTACAGATTGGTGATACAGCCTAATACATCTAGAGCTCACATGTTTGCTGAGGCATTCATAGCATGTGGTGGCATAGAAACCCTTCTTGTTTTGTTGCAACGGGAAACAAAGGCTGGTGATGAGAGTATTCCAGAATTGTCGactgaaaataacaaaagtcTGTCACCTCAGGGATTGCAACTGGAGAGCAGTACTGGGTTTTCTGAAGTTAGCCAAGACAATGAAGTAGGTGCTCTGGAAGTGAATGAATCAATTTCAAATGAGATGCATCATGATAATTCCCCCAATGGTAGTAGTGGCACTCCCGTTTCTTCAGGCTTGAAGATTGAAAGGATGATATCCGTGTCTGAAAATCCTTTCTTGAAGAATTTGGGGGGTATAACCTTATCAATTAGCGCTGCTAATGCGAGGAATAATGTCTACAATGTTGATAAGATTGATGGAATAGTTGTTGCAATTATTGGGTTATTAGGTGCTTTGGTATCTCTGGGCCTCCTGAATTTTGGTTCTCCTGCCCCCTCGGATATGACGACTAATCTTGTGGGTAGTGGATTACATGAAGTAGGCAGTACAATGTTTGACGATAgagtttctcttttgctttttgcgCTACAAAAAGCAATTCAGGCAGCACCCAACAGGCTACTGACGAACAATGTGTACATGGCTTTGCTGGCAGCCTCG aTAAATGCTTCTTCATCAGATGATGGGCTGAATTTTTATGACTCTGGTCATCGCTTTGAGCACTCCCACCTTCTATTGGTCCTCTTACGGTCACTTCCCTATGCTTCCAGGTCCTTGCAGAGCAGGGCCCTGCAG GATCTTCTGTTTTTGGCTTGCAGTCATCCAGAAAATAGAAATAGTCTGACTACAATGGAGGAATGGCCTGAGTGGATCCTTGAAATCCTAATCTCCAATTATGAG ATGGGTGCCGTTAACCACTCTACTTCACCAAGCTTAGGAGATATAGAGGATCTTATACACAACTTCTTGATAATCATCTTAGAGTATTCAATGCGCCAGAAGGATGGTTGGAAG GATATTGAAGCTACAATTCACTGTGCTGAATGGCTCTCTATAGTTGGTGGTTCTAGTACAGGAGATCAACGAATTAG ACGTGAGGAATCCTTACCTGTATTCAAGAGAAGGCTTTTGGGTGGATTGCTGGACTTTGCTGCTAGAGAATTACAAGTTCAG ACTCAAGTTATTGCTGCCGCAGCTGCTGGTGTTGCAGCCGAGGGGTTATCCCCAAAAGATGCAAAAGTGGAAGCAGAGAATGCTGCACAGCTCTCTGTGGCTCTTGTAGAGAATGCAATAGTGATGTTGATGCTTGTTGAAGATCATTTACGATTGCAAAGCAAATTATCTAATGCATCAAGGGCCACTGATATTTCCCCTTCTCCCCTTTCTCTTGTATCTCCATTGAATAACCGCTCAAATTCATCAACAAATGTTGGAGAATCATCAGCACCTATGGATGACCGTCGATCTTTGTCCAGTGATTCTGCTGGACTCCCTCTTGAT gTGCTTGCTTCTATGGCTGATGCTAATGGTCAAATATCTGCTACAGTTATGGAGCGTCTGACTGCTGCAGCTGCAGCTGAGCCTTATGAATCTGTTTCCTGTGCTTTTGTGTCTTACGGCAGCTGTGCAGTTGATTTAGCGGAGGGTTGGAAATTTAGGAGCCGGCTATGGTATGGTGTTGGTCTTCCATCAAAAGACTCTGTCCTTGGCGGTGGAGGTAGTGGCTGGGAACGCTGGAAGTCTGCTTTGGAAAAAGATGCAAATGGAAATTGGATTGAACTTCCATTGGTAAAGAAGTCAGTTGCCATGCTTCAAGCTCTATTACTGGATGAGTCTGGACTTGGGGGTGGTCTTGGTATTGGCGGAGGATCAGGCACTGGTATGGGAGGAATGGCAGCACTGTACCACTTGCTTGACAGTGATCAGCCATTCTTATGCATGCTCAGAATGGTGCTTCTTTCAATGAGGGAAGAGGATGATGGTGAAGATAGAATGCTAATGAGGAATATCAGCATAGAAGATGGTATATCAGATGCATCAAATCGCATGGTGGGCAACCTCATGGCTCTAGATAGCAATTCTCGAATGTCAACACGGAAACCACGCTCAGCTTTGCTCTGGAG TGTGCTTTCACCAGTTCTGAACATGCCTATTTCGGAGTCCAAAAGGCAACGGGTGCTGGTTGCATCTTGTGTTCTATACTCTGAG GTATGGCATGCAGTGGGCAGGGACAGAAAACCTCTTCGGAAACAGTATCTTGAGGCTATTGTACCTCCATTTGTTGCAGTATTGCGGAGGTGGCGACCGCTCTTGGCTGGAATACATGAGCTTGCAACTGCTGATGGTCTGAACCCTCTAATTGTTGATGATCGTGCCTTGGCAGCTGATGCACTTCCTGTTGAG GCTGCTCTTTCCATGATTTCTCCTTCTTGGGCAGCTGCTTTTGCATCACCCCCTGCTGCAATGGCGTTGGCAATGATTGCTGCAGGAGCAGCTGGAGGTGACGCTCCGGCTCCGATAACAAGTACTCAGTTGAAGCGTGACTCTTCATTGCTTGAGCGCAAAACAACTAGGCTCCATACATTTTCGAGCTTCCAACATACTGGGGAGGTACCCAGCAAATCACCAGTTGTTCTGAAGGACAGGGCTGCTGCAAAAGCCGCTGCCTTGGCAGCTGCACGTGATCTTGAGCGTAATGCAAAAATCGGTTCTGGGAGGGGTCTCAGTGCCGTAGCAATGGCCACATCTGCTCAGCGTAGGAATGCTAGTGATATGGAGCGGGTTAGGAGATGGAATCTTTCTGAAGCAATGGGAATTGCCTGGATGGAATGTCTTCAATCAGTTGACAGAAAATCAGTGTATGGGAAGGACTTTAATGCTCTAACCTACAAGTTCGTTGCTGTTCTTGTTGCAAGTTTTGCTCTAGCAAGAAATATGCAACGGTCAGAG GTGGACCGACACACACAAGTTGATCAATTCGCTAGGCATCATCTGTATGCTGGAAATAATGGATGGCGCAAACTCATCCATCGTTTGATAGAGATGAACAGTCTTTTTGCACCATTTGGAGACCGCTTGTATGACTCTGCTATG GTTTTCTGGAAGTTGGATTCCTTGGAAACTTCCTCCAGGATGAGACTGTGTTTGAGAAGGAACTACAAAGGATGTGACCATTATGGTGCTGCTGCTGATCATGAGGATCCAGTTGAAAAGAAACTAGATCAAAAGAATGTTATGGATCCACCTGGTGCTCCGGCTCTCACAACTGATGCAATTTCAATAGAGCTTGTGAATGAGGATGACGAACAGGCAGAAATAGACAATATTGAGGGTAAAACCAGTAATGTTGATCAGAGTGAGGAAAACCAATCAAGTTTGTCTGGAAAAACACAGCAAAACCTGCAGGCGGTGGCAGAATCTGGTGATATTCAATTTGGTAGTGAGCAAGACTTGGTTCAAAGTTCGTCTGCTGTTGCTCCTGGCTACGTGCCTAGTCAAGTGGATGAAAGAATTGTGCTTGAACTTCCTTCATCTATGGTCCGACTTCTGAGGGTTGTACGAGGAACCTTCCAA gtAACAACCAGGAGAATAAACTTCATTGTCGAGCATGTTGTGGACAGTAATTACACAGATGATATGGAAGACAAATCTGAATCAATGGAGGATGAAAAAGATTACAGCTGGCCGATATCTTCACTTCATCAGATCTACAGCCGAAG ATACTTGTTAAGACGAAGTGCTCTGGAATTATTTATGGTTGATCGTTCgaatttcttctttgatttcggg AGTATAGAAGGTAGAAGAAATGCTTACCGAGCCATAGTTCAAGCACATCCTCCTCATTTGAGCAACGTTTATCTTGCAACCCAG AGACCAGAACAACTTCTCAAGAGAACCCAGCTGATGGAGCGTTGGGCTAGGCGAGAG ATTAGCAACTTTGAATATTTAATGCATCTGAATACTCTGGCAGGACGCAGTTACAATGACATCACTCAG TATCCAGTTTTTCCTTGGATTCTTGCTGATTACACTTCGAAGAATTTGGATCTTTCTGATCCTTCTTCCTATCGAGATCTATCGAAG CCTGTTGGTGCCTTGAACCCTGATCGGCTAGAAAAATTCCAAGAGAGATATTCTAGTTTTGATGATCCCATTATACCTAAATTCCATTATGGTTCGCATTATTCCAGTGCCGGCACA GTGCTATATTATCTCATGAGGGTTGAACCTTTCACGACTCTGTCAATTCAACTGCAAGGTGGTAAGTTCGACCATGCGGACAGAATGTTTTTTGACATAGCTGCTACTTGGAATGGAGTTCTTGAGGACATGAGCGATGTGAAGGAACTA GTTCCTGAGCTATTTTACCTTCCTGAGATTTTAACCAATGAGAATTGCATTGATTTTGGTACAACACAGATGGGGGACAAGCTTG ATAGAGTGAAACTTCCACCTTGGGCTGAAAGCCCAATTGACTTCATCCATAAGCATCGGATGGCTCTTGAAAGTGAGCATGTATCAGCACATTTGCATGAGTGGATCGATCTTATATTTGG TTATAAACAACGTGGGAAGGATGCTATATCAGCAAGCAATGTCTTCTTCTATGTCACCTATGAAGGAGCAGTTGATATTGACAAGATCTCGGACCCA GTACATCAGCGTGCTACACAAGATCAAATAGCTTATTTTGGACAAACGCCATCCCAGCTCCTAACAGTACCACATATGAAGAGGCTACCATTAGCTGATGTTCTTCATTTACAG ACAATATTTCGGAATCCTAAAGAAGTCAGACCTTATACTGTCCCAACACCCGAGAGATGCAATCTGCCTGCAGCTGCAATGCATGCATCTTCAGATTCAGTTGTCATTGTTGATATAAATGCTCCAGCGGCACATGTTGCACAGCATAAATGGCAGCCAAACACACCTGACGGTCAAGGAACTCCATTCCTCTTCCAGCACGCAAAGGCTGCTACGAGCTCCACTGGTGGAACATTCATGCGCATGTTCAAAGGGACAGCTGCACCTGGTTCAGATGATTGGAAATTTCCCCAGGCACTAGCATTTCCAACATCAGGAATTAGAGGCTCAGCAATAGTTTCCATCACATCTGACAAAGAAATCATCACAG GTGGACATGCGGATAATAGTATCAAGGTAATATCTTCTGATGGAGCAAAAACACTAGAAACGGCAATTGCACACTGTGCTCCAGTGACTTGCCTAGCACTTTCGCCAGATAGCTACTACCTTGTAAGCGGCTCGCGAGATGCGACAGTTTTACTTTGGAAGATTCATCGGGGCTTTGGTACTGGTTCAAGTAGCCTATCAGATCTTCCTACCAGTACAGGCACACCAACTTCAAGCACCAACAGTACTCAAACCATCTTGGCTGACAAAAGCAGAAGACGTCGTATTGAAGGTCCCATACATGTTCTCCGAGGCCACCTCAGGGAAATAAGTTGCTGCTGTGTTAGCTCAGATCTAGGGATTGTTGTGTCATGTTCCTATTCATCTGATGTTTTATTGCATTCAGTGAGGCGGGGCCGATTGATCAGAAGATTGGCTGGGGTTGAGGCACATGCTATTTCCCTTTCAGCCAAGGGAGTTATCATGACATGGAACGAATTAAGACATACACTCAGCACGTTTACTCTCAATGGTGTACCAATTGCTACAGCAAAACTCCCTCTTTCTTGCAACATCAGCTGCATAGAGATTTCTCTGGATGGGGAAAATGCTCTGCTGGGAATAAATTCATCTTCAGAAAACTCTGGATCCTTTAATAGTAACAAGGATCTGAACTTCAAATCCTCTGTCCTTGAAGAGAGCGATAAGGAGTTGGATGAAACTGGTCAAATGTTAGATATTCAGTCACCTTCACTTTGTTTCCTAGATCTCCATACCCTTAAG GTGTATCACACTATAAAACTGGCGGATGGACAAGATATTACAGCCGTGGTGCTGAACAAGGACAACACAAATCTTTTGGTGTCTACTGCGGACAAGCAGTTGATAATATTCACTGATCCAGCA ttgaGCTTGAGAGTTGTGGATCAAATGCTCAAGCTGGGTTGGGAGGGTGATGGGCTCAGCCCTCTTATAAAACCGTAG